A stretch of DNA from Pseudorca crassidens isolate mPseCra1 chromosome X, mPseCra1.hap1, whole genome shotgun sequence:
CTaattctaaacattttaaatgggcctgttattttaaaatattattggctacttttaaaaataatggattGCTCATGAACCATATAAAGGAGAATATAAAATTGCCTCTTCTCCACCCCTATGCAACGAATGAGAGATGACAACTATTAAGTTTGCTGACTATGCTCCTAgaaaattttctatgtataaaaaaCATACACAAATCTTGTACGTGTGTGTACACACGTACTTTTTATATGCTAAAATAGAATTATGCAACTTTTTCCCCTGACTCAATCACTGAAATGCCTCTCCACAACTCTACACATGGGTCtactttattctttaatttctgcatagtattccactaGATACATGTATgtactaaaatttatttactaaatCTCCTGATAGAAttctgatttgattttctttctttccttctttctttctctctccccttccttccttccttcctcccttcctcccttccttcctttctctctttctccctccctccctccctccctctctctctctttctttctttgctattGTGGGTGAAAAGTTAAAAATCTTTTCCCATTCCACATGAGAATTTCACCTTTGGTTAACTCTTTAGCTCTCTTCCTCTAGCAACTTAACAAAAATTAGTGTGTCAACTATTTTACTAAGCTATGTTACCCCCCCAGTTGGTAGACTGTACCTGGACTGGGAAAAATATGCATATTCTGATAAGAAGTCTTATCTTTGGTCCTCTTTCAGTGTGGTGTAACCTGAAAATTATCTATGCCTATATGACTGTATTGTTAAGAGGTGCTGACTCCAATGGGGTATGAGGCTTTCCCCCAATGTGGATCATCTTATTGGACCTGAGCTGTACTGCTACAATGACTGCTGCAAGGACTCTCAGAGAAGACGAATATTTGATGCCACCCTGCTGGCAAGCTGTAGTTCTTGTCTATATTCTTCCTGAGTAGACTGATGCCATCTGGGGTAATCTTGTCagtttgaagtatagttgagtctAAGAAGATGCCCTAGTGGGTGTTGCCACTATCACTAACGATAATGCAATGACACTTCTTGCACATACATCTCTGCACTGTTGTCTGCTCAATCCCTACAAGCACACTAGTAGCAAAAGATATATACTATTTTAAGGTTTTCATCTCCAATAATAAATTGCTCTCCTAAAAAATTGTACCAATTTATTATATTCAACCTTAACATGGAATAAGAATGCCTGTGTCTCAAAAACCTAGCTAACAGTAGATAGTCTAAATCCTATTCATCTTTGCCAAAATTGGTAagatcttgttttaatttgcatttgattCATTACTAATAAGGTTGAACAGTTTTTCGTGTGCTTATAACCCATGGCTATTTCTTCTATAAACTGCCTGTTCacgtcctttacccattttttaaactGGGTTGTGTTTTTCGTAATGATTTGGAGTTCTCTTTAGGTAgtctaattttaatgtagtcaaataAAAGTTCTGAGTTCCCTATCATGCTTAGAAAGGCCACCTATACTcaagattgttttcttttctttttctttgtttttaaatttttattggagtatagttaacttacaatgttgtgttagtttcaggtgtacagcaaagtgaatcagcgattcttttcccatataggttattagagaatattgagtagagttccctgggtcAAGACCGTTTTCTAAATGGAGAGCCAACTGTATAGATATCAGGTACTGAATTAATCCATTGTCTCCACATATATAAAATGCTACCACAATTATTTATAAGATTCCAACAAAGACACGGATCTGTCTTCTGTGATCTTCTGTGATCTATCTTATGtgatactgttttaattactatatgaTTGGCTTTGATATCTAACAGGGGATTTCTCCTCTcaattgcattaaaaattttCTTGGCTTCATGTGCTATACTAGTTGGCTACCCCACTATCTATCCCCCACCACCCTCCATAGTACTAAACCATATTTTGTTTGGGTAGCAATGTGTCCACTAAGAgtatatttcccagcctcctttggaCATATGACTAAATTCTGGCAAATGAGATGCTGAGCAGAAGCATGTATGGAACTTCTAGGAAGGCTGATTAAAGCCTGACTCAGCTGGAGCAACAGCTACTTTGTCCTTCCATCTTCCTTTGCCCTTGCTTCCTCCTGCTTCCTATGGAAGGAAGCCCAAGGAGGAGACAGCAGAAAGACGCTAATGGAGGCCAACGATAACACTGAAAAGCTGCCTACCACATCTGCACTGCTTTCCTCTGGACGTCTTTTAGGGGAGAAACAAacttctatcttgtttaagcttctatttcttttcctgttaTATAAGGTAACAATCATTACTAATGGACAATAATACCACATTTACTTTTTTAGATAAAACTCAAAAagttggatttcattaaaattgtattaagtatatagattaatttggggagaataggTATCTTTCAAAGTTGAGCCTATCAAGGAACATAATATATTTCGTCATTCATTGGGGTCCTAtgtaaaatgctatttttaaaaaaggttcaccattggtgtatgtgtatgcacgtgtgtgtgtgtgtgtgtgtgtgtgtgtgtgtgtgtgtgtggtgggatagacatttttcctttacatttcctAAGTAGTTATTACTGGAATTGTTTTTAAGAATTCATCTCATATTCAGCAGCCTTACTGAGCTCTTATAAGTTTTAATAAATTCAGAGCtgatttctttggattttcttGGTAGACAGTAATATCAATAATATTGACAAttgtatttttctccttcacaacATTTACTatacattttccttccttttctcattgCACAGGCTTAACCCTCCAGAAAAAGAGTGAAAGTTAACGTTGGCAGttggcacccttgtcttgttcctgatctgaatGAAAGTGTATTGATATAGTGGCTCTCAATTAGAGATGAACCTGAGAATCACCTGCAGAGTCATCAAAATACATGGTTTGGGCCTCAACCCACTGAATTTAAATCTGAGGGTAGGGCCTAGGCATGAACATTTCTAAAGAGGGCCGTATCCACCTCCAGGCGATTCTGAGGCTCAGCTCTGGCTAAGAACCATGGTCCATTTACTTTAACACTAAATAAGCTGTTTGCCGTTTTTGTCTCTCCTAACACTCTATTAAGACTCCTAGCTTACCACCAAGAGCACTCTTGCTACCTtactttaaaattcagaaatggaTGTTGAATGGTATCAAATGTCTTTTCACTATCCACTaggatttttctttattaattgtaACAGGTCACATTTATATATTTCCTAATTTTGAATAATCTTTAAATTGTTAGACTACAGCCCTGgatttgattttctaatattttatttcagattttggtacatatatttataaaagttaAGACTGGTctctagttttaaaatttttgttgttaaatGCTGTCTTTGTTAGGTTTGGTGTCACAGCTATGCACGTGTTACAGAATGAACCAAgaagttttccattttttgctATGTGCTGGACGTCTTTAAATAACATTGGAATTATCTGTTCCTTCAAGGCTTGATAGAACTCACTTGAAAAACATGTGCCTTTATTATTAAGCGAAGTTTGGCCAATTTTATAATACAGCATTAGCACCTCACGCAATCACCCAAATGACTTGGTGACTGCTTACGCAAACTGCTTTGTCCATGGAATAGGAGACCCTGAGTCACTGGTTTATTGCACGCTGGGAATGTGAGAGCGAGGAAGTGCTTTACAACTTGCAAAGGCAAACCAAATAAATATTCAGGGATCTCTACCAACTTATTCTCCATTCGATTAAACAAAGGGAACCATTGTAGATTCACATTGATAACACTAGCCCAACGCAGCACTGGTAAGTGGAGGCCCATAAAAAGGAGGGTAACATGTAATCCCAAATCTCCAAACCTTACTCTTTCATCAGTCTTCCAAGTGTATCTTTTCAACTTCTGCCTTCACAACTATATCCTATTCTAAGTTACCCACAattctcacctggaccctcagcaGTAGCCTCCTACCACCCACCCCCTCATTTGCACCCTTGTTTCTCTCCCATCTTAGGGCCTTGCACacgctgttctctctgcctagaacgCCTTCCCAATGCCCACATTCATTTCGCCCTTCATATCTCTGCTCAAGCACTATTTCCTTAAGGAAATTCCCAAACACTCCCCCACTACAGACTAGTAGGTTAGCTCCTCCTTGTTACATGCTGTCACAGCGCTTTGTAACATCTTTTACAGCACTTACGAAGTTTATGATTGTATATTTATGTGACCATTTAATTGATATATctctctcccactagactgtaagctttcATGAGGACACTGTCTCTGTCTGTTTTGATCACTATTGTATGCCCAGctcctagcacaatgcctggcacacaggaagcatAAAAATACTGATTGAATGAATGCTAATCCAGGGATGTGTAGGCAGAGGAAAATGTCAATTGCAGTACTCATTTCTTATACAGAGTCCTTAGTATTCTACACTTGGCTAAACACCACCTAAGAAGAGTGAGCAAGTAAACTAATGTCATCTATTTAAGGGCAGTTACTTACTGACAAGTTTAGGAAAATGGACAATTGTTCTCTTACTTGTAAATTCCTCGTGACATATTTTCAATGTATTTAGCTTTGTCTTGTACTCCACAGTGGTAATGGTAAGTCTTAACACAGGCTTTTATTTCACATCCAATAGTAGCACCGGGCTGACTGCAAAGTGTACATTTCTGtttaagggaagagaaagaataatCATAAGCAGTATTTCAAAGTTTATGCAAccttatttcttctattttagcTATTTCAGCCAAACAGTCCACGTTACAAAGAAAACAGCCAGTTTTTCTATTGAAAAAGAGTGCACTGAACTTATTGTATAGCATATGTATTAAATAACACTGCAATTTAAATCATACTTTGATAGACTTTCTAATATGTAGTCACCCCTGATGTTTCCATTATTTAACTCTACTAACCATCAGAGAGCTGACATCTAAACATAAAGGGAACACTCCTTAATactgccaaacacacacacaaaaatatattctgtattttagtggttggcttctttttctccctgagATCAGTTCCTTTCCTATTATGGCTGGGGGGAAGAATGAGAAGATTCTCAGAGAGGGATTGCTACCAAGTAGGCAAAAGGGCAGAAACAGACTAAAGGGGCTGACATCTTTTTAAGACTTAAGGTGATTGTTGGAAGAAGGGTTTCATAGTCAGAGAAGTTTGAGAAATGCTAGTTTTCAACAGATTACTTGATTGTAGAACTTCTGACAGCCTTCCTCCAGGAAGGAGGGTATAGTAAACAGTTCTCAAGTTTACTGAACTCCAGATGCCCTTTTAACTTTGGAGCAGTGGGAGAGCATCCCGATGGACTGACTTCCCTTGGAGCACACTTGGGGAAATGCTAGGTTAGTGTTGACACTAAGATTCAACAGTGCAGAGGTAAATAAGTTGATCAAGAGAATGTGAATTGTTATCCTAGTCACCTATTTGACTTTAGCTGTATGACACAACATTGTGCTACATACgatgaagtgatttttttcccctttattttttttttagtactccACATTCTGTTTTAAAGGAGTTTCATTTTTAGAAGagtaatcaaagtatcaaaaaacTGAACTGGGTTTAAATGGAACAACTGACATCAAAAATCTTTATACCTTCAAAAATGCAGTTCCACAAAGAAAAAGTCATTTCTTATGGATTCAGACAAAGATCAACAATGCCTGAAACCACCAGATGAAAGATCGAAGGGGAGCTTCACAACGGAGGGATCAACTCACCACCTGAATCCAAGGTCAGACATTATGACTTGTCTGATGTGATAAAATATGGATGATATAGTCCCACCTGTGAAGTGTTCTTACCCCCCAAAATGTTGAAAATGAATCTAATCAAGCTTTACATCTAACTTccactttaaaagaaaatctggcGGATAGAGGGACAAGTTAAATAGCATTGTgaaaaagcaaacagacaaataaaacatGTGGGATATTCTACAGGacaattaatttgttttcttcaacATGTCAATGGcatacaacaaaacaaaaacagagacaacAAAGACAGGGAGGAGGGAGTGCCCTAGATTACTTAAGGGAAATATAGCAACCAAATGTAATATGTGAACCTCCTCTGATTCACACAAACCAACTTTAAAAAGATAGTTTTGATACAATTGGGGAAATACGAACTAGGTATTAAATAACACTGAAGACTCATTGTTAATTTATAAGGTGTAATGACATTGTGGTTAGGTAAGAAAATGTCCAACTTTTAagagatacatactgaaatatgtaGAGGTGAAATGATATGAAGTCTCAGCtctgctttaaaatacttcaagCAACAAGAATAAAAGGCATAGATGAAACGAGTGCCGCAAATTCTTGATAACTGATGAGTCAAGGTGATGGATAGACGTGTGTTACTAGTCTTTCTAATTttgatgtttgaaaattttcacaataaaaaaatttttaaatagtcattTCTAGAGACAACTGCTGTCTTAAAGAAAAGATTCTGCATTCCAATGACATTTTATAATATTCACAGACTGTAAAGGAGTAAGTCATCAAATAAAGATGCCATTATTTCTTAAAGCTATTTATTAGTAATTCAGTATGTTTAAAAACATGAGACTTAGGCACATTTTATAAAGGAAACTTTAAAGCTAtgataaacatattaaaagatatAACTATGTATGTGAACTTTAACTAAACAGAAGGCTCTGAAAAAatctccttttatttaaaaaaaaaagaatgaataacaaCAAGGGGGGATTCTCAATGTTCTATTGGGGTCATGGAATTTTTCTTTAAGCGAGCTTAaacaatttaacattttaaacttaATAAGGTGTGTCATGTTcacatcttcatttattttactaaaaGACTCTCAGATACCCTGAAGTATAAATCTCAGTATAATTGTCTTAGGTAATGAAGTTACATAGAAAGAGGAATAACTTTCAGTAACATCAGCATCCTTTATTATATTACAAATAAGTCAAATATATACTTCACTTTAACATATGAACtactttatattaaattttttgatGACTGGATAAATTTGAGATGTGTTCTAAATTTAAAGCACAAAGTCAGAAGAGTAATGTTGCATAGCATAAACATAAAAGCACAGACCATTCTTTTTCCTCGCTTAATCTCCTGAAGTACAGTTTTAATATCAAAATCTCCAAATTCTGCTCTTGATGTTGTTGTGAGCTGGACTGTGCCAGaagaaaataactagaaaagaaaaatgcaggaaCATTTAATATTCAGAATCCTTGTGAGAAAAAGATTAAACAACTTAAGAACACTTACGTTACATTATTTTAATATCCTGAGAAAGAtgacttttctttaataataatcaAGTACtgactcaaatattttttaatctattcacgtCTGATTAAAATATAACCCAAAATAAGGACAATGGAATAAAACTAAGGTTGCCAGTGTGGAGCCAAGATTAAATGCTTCATTTAACAAGGAGAGTTCAGCAGTGTCACCCTGTCATctcaactattttacatttccacagtttcaaaaatagtttaaaatgacaaatttccATCATAGATGCAGATGAGAATCacctagagatttttttttcaaactagaCATGTTTGGGATCTACTCCAAGGGTACATATTATGgaaaaagctccccaggtaaATTTGATATGCATCTCTGGTTAAGAACCTCTGATatgaataatataattaaaaaaaaaaaattttttttggccatgccatgtggcttgtgggatcttagttccccgaccaggaattgaacccgggcccttggcagtgagagcgtggactcctaaccactggactgccatggaattccctaaataatataattttttaaaacctaatcATAAATGGGATGAGTAATTCAATACAATCTAGTTCAAAAATGTTTACATATGCTATATGTCAGACCTGGATCTAAGGATGCAAAGATAAGATATAGTTCTTACCCTCAAGGGATTTAAGAGTCTATTAGGGGAAAGAGGTTCATAAATGAATAACTGCAATATAGTATATGAAGTGCAATAAGAAAGACTTTTACGAGGTTATAGTGGAGGCCAAACATAGCTTCCAAGACAAGTTTATAAAGCTGAAATTTTTACAGTTATGAAATCATTAATTATGGATTATCTGGAACATAGTAACTATACTTAGGATTACTTTAAATCGCACTAAATCATAAaggctatattttttaaaatctagagtTTATGAAGATTTGGGCTTAtagaacttccagttataaaataagtaagtcatggggatataatgtacagcataggaaacagagtcaataatattgtaataactttgtatggtgacagatggtaagtagtcttatcgtggtgatcattttgtaatgtataaaaatatccaatcactatgttgtatacctgaaactaatataatattgtaagtcaattatacttttaaaaaaagatttgagaTTATAGGATACACTATTCATAATTCTAAAACACTAATGCTGGGGAGGAAAGTTCTATATTAGGTTACTAGCTAAATGCTTTTCCAAAACTTGTGTttaaaagcacataaaaagaacCATACTTACCATGCACTTATAATGTGCAGCTGCCTTCTTGGcattaaatatatgcagttttcctcttgcttcattttcttcctcccctACATGACAAAATCCACATTTAGGCCTGGTGTCACTAGGGCTGCTTCTGTGTGGAGACCTATCTCTCtgcaaatgtaaaagaaaatgaaaaccttgaaaaaaaatccatgaaaataTGCTATCAGTACCTCAAGCTTAGTTAACACTTCAAATGATTAACTTTACCTATCAACACAGTTCAGATGAAATATTCATggtgcaacaaaaagaaagaatccaACATTTTTCTACTTACATAGGAACTACTCTCCATTTCATCTGTTCCATGGGAGGATGTGGACCTGGTATCTTCCGACAGtcctttaaaattagtttttcgCGGCCTTCCTTTGcgacttttctttttacttttaggtGATGAGGGCTCCAGTTCATGTTCATTAAAACTTTCTTCTAGATCAGCtgcttaaaaatgaataaaagcttTACATGGACCAATCTTAAAATGAGCATTAGTTCATGGGTCCTTAGAACATATGTTTCTCCTTAGAATAAAATCACCTCAAGATATGGGGAGAAATGATCTGTGGTATGTTTGATATAGTGGCctaacatttcatataaatgcaacaaaaatgaaatacaaagaaatagtTTTACTATAATAACTGTAAAATTAATTATTTCCATCAAAGTTATAATTCTATGAAAATGAGTTTTGTGATCTTAACTGTGCAcataattcaataaacatttctaaaCTCTAATAAGGGAATTTTTTAGAATTAGatcttgtataatttttttttttaccataggtTTCAAAGAGTTTTACCTCACACTGTTGGTGAAATCAGAACAATTACCCAGAAAATAAACTTGCTATAACTTGGAaagctaaatgaaaataaagtaggtgtatctgtgctgtccaatatagtagccactGGCAacatgtggctttttaaaatttaagtcatttataattaaatgaaattagggcttccctggtggcacagtggttgagagtctgcctgccgaggcaggggacatgggttcgtgccctggtccgggaagatcccacatgccgcggagcggctgggcctgtgagccatggccgctgagcctgcgcgtccggagcctgtgctccgcaacgggagaggccacaacagtgagaggcccccgtaccgcaaaaaaaaaaaaaaaaaaaattaaaccttcaGTTTCTCAGTCACACTGACCACATTTCACGTGTTTATTAGTCACATGTGGCAAGCTGAGTCTCTACTGGACATCACAGATATAGAATGTTTCTATCATTACAGACAAGTTCTATTGTACAGCACTGCTCTAGATAGCTCTTTAAACTATCATGAAAATCAAAAGATCAAATTCACCAAGGAACATATCTACAAATGAACTAACCAATTGATCaagtaattaaacaaatattaagtATAAAAGGAATTTCTAACATAAGTGGTAGAAAAGCTATGGTGCAGGttgtctgtgtatatgttaatggaTTAAACAAAATTTATGGAGAAGTTTTAGAACTGTGCTTCCCAGTAATTTGAAAAGTATTTCTACCATTAATAGAGGTGCTTCATTCAGTTAttcactaaaaatatttattgagggcctactgtATATAAGATAATGTACTTAGTGTTCAAAAAggtataaaaatcaaatattcacTTGTCTTAGTGTCAAACTATAGAAAGTTTTAGGCATAGTTCTAATACctacattgttttttcttttaccataaATTATCGACTATAATTCCACGGACTAATTTCTTCCATGAGAAAGCATATCAACTCCTCTTCTCAGATGCTGATCTTtcctaataaatactttaaaggGTTTTTTCCTAAGCAATAAAAGCACATTCATTATGATAAGAAAAGGGTAATTTAATcagtatatttgaatatataaactCTAAGAACTGAGAGCATTAGACCATTTGCAAAACagttaataaaaatttatatcaaTGTAACTTCACCTAACTATGGTAGGATTTAAGGGAAGAAAGCGGGGGGAAGGTAAAAGTGGATAGTGTTTTATAGGCAATAAGACAAATTCATGTGAATAACTCTCCCTGTGAAGACAGACAAGTCAATTAAAGATAATTCTGATCTTAACACTATAGCAAATTTCACATCAGAACACGCCACCTACTTTAAACATTCAATCTGACAATTTTTAAGACACAGAATTTCATTAAAGCTATTAGAATTACTTGCATgtgccaaaaattaaaatgaaaaatcataaCCAAATGTTCCAATCA
This window harbors:
- the PHF6 gene encoding PHD finger protein 6 isoform X1, with amino-acid sequence MSSSVEQKKGPTRQRKCGFCKSNRDKECGQLLISENQKVAAHHKCMLFSSALVSSHSDNESLGGFSIEDVQKEIKRGTKLMCSLCHCPGATIGCDVKTCHRTYHYHCALHDKAQIREKPSQGIYMVYCRKHKKTAHNSEAADLEESFNEHELEPSSPKSKKKSRKGRPRKTNFKGLSEDTRSTSSHGTDEMESSSYRDRSPHRSSPSDTRPKCGFCHVGEEENEARGKLHIFNAKKAAAHYKCMLFSSGTVQLTTTSRAEFGDFDIKTVLQEIKRGKRMKCTLCSQPGATIGCEIKACVKTYHYHCGVQDKAKYIENMSRGIYKLYCKNHSGNDERDEEDEERESKSRGKVEVDQQQLTQQQLNGN
- the PHF6 gene encoding PHD finger protein 6 isoform X2; its protein translation is MSSSVEQKKGPTRQRKCGFCKSNRDKECGQLLISENQKVAAHHKCMLFSSALVSSHSDNESLGGFSIEDVQKEIKRGTKLMCSLCHCPGATIGCDVKTCHRTYHYHCALHDKAQIREKPSQGIYMVYCRKHKKTAHNSEADLEESFNEHELEPSSPKSKKKSRKGRPRKTNFKGLSEDTRSTSSHGTDEMESSSYRDRSPHRSSPSDTRPKCGFCHVGEEENEARGKLHIFNAKKAAAHYKCMLFSSGTVQLTTTSRAEFGDFDIKTVLQEIKRGKRMKCTLCSQPGATIGCEIKACVKTYHYHCGVQDKAKYIENMSRGIYKLYCKNHSGNDERDEEDEERESKSRGKVEVDQQQLTQQQLNGN
- the PHF6 gene encoding PHD finger protein 6 isoform X3 → MSSSVEQKKGPTRQRKCGFCKSNRDKECGQLLISENQKVAAHHKCMMCSLCHCPGATIGCDVKTCHRTYHYHCALHDKAQIREKPSQGIYMVYCRKHKKTAHNSEAADLEESFNEHELEPSSPKSKKKSRKGRPRKTNFKGLSEDTRSTSSHGTDEMESSSYRDRSPHRSSPSDTRPKCGFCHVGEEENEARGKLHIFNAKKAAAHYKCMLFSSGTVQLTTTSRAEFGDFDIKTVLQEIKRGKRMKCTLCSQPGATIGCEIKACVKTYHYHCGVQDKAKYIENMSRGIYKLYCKNHSGNDERDEEDEERESKSRGKVEVDQQQLTQQQLNGN
- the PHF6 gene encoding PHD finger protein 6 isoform X4, whose product is MSSSVEQKKGPTRQRKCGFCKSNRDKECGQLLISENQKVAAHHKCMMCSLCHCPGATIGCDVKTCHRTYHYHCALHDKAQIREKPSQGIYMVYCRKHKKTAHNSEADLEESFNEHELEPSSPKSKKKSRKGRPRKTNFKGLSEDTRSTSSHGTDEMESSSYRDRSPHRSSPSDTRPKCGFCHVGEEENEARGKLHIFNAKKAAAHYKCMLFSSGTVQLTTTSRAEFGDFDIKTVLQEIKRGKRMKCTLCSQPGATIGCEIKACVKTYHYHCGVQDKAKYIENMSRGIYKLYCKNHSGNDERDEEDEERESKSRGKVEVDQQQLTQQQLNGN
- the PHF6 gene encoding PHD finger protein 6 isoform X5, with protein sequence MSSSVEQKKGPTRQRKCGFCKSNRDKECGQLLISENQKVAAHHKCMLFSSALVSSHSDNESLGGFSIEDVQKEIKRGTKLMCSLCHCPGATIGCDVKTCHRTYHYHCALHDKAQIREKPSQGIYMVYCRKHKKTAHNSEAADLEESFNEHELEPSSPKSKKKSRKGRPRKTNFKGLSEDTRSTSSHGTDEMESSSYRDRSPHRSSPSDTRPKCGFCHVGEEENEARGKLHIFNAKKAAAHYKCMLFSSGTVQLTTTSRAEFGDFDIKTVLQEIKRGKRMLSRICGTRFIYAFYSCCLKYFKAELRLHIISPLHISKCTLCSQPGATIGCEIKACVKTYHYHCGVQDKAKYIENMSRGIYKLYCKNHSGNDERDEEDEERESKSRGKVEVDQQQLTQQQLNGN